The nucleotide window CCCAGAAATGATTATATCAAATAAGATGAAAAGCAAGTAACGGAGCGGAAAAAAACAAGCCTGCTATAAGCAGGCTTGTGTTAATTAAGCTCTTGTGTCGCCGATCAATCGCTGGAATAGGGAAGCAGAGCCAAATGTCTTGCTCTTTTGATTGCTTCGGTCAACTGACGCTGATGCTTTGCGCAGGTACCGGTAATTCTTCTGGGAAGAATCTTGGAACGTTCGGAAACGAAACGTCTCAATTTAGCGGTATCTTTATAGTCGATAGACTGAACTTTGTCCACGCAGAACTGGCAAACCTTTTTCTTCGGTTTTCTGGC belongs to Clostridia bacterium and includes:
- a CDS encoding 30S ribosomal protein S18, giving the protein MAERENFKDRAPRARKPKKKVCQFCVDKVQSIDYKDTAKLRRFVSERSKILPRRITGTCAKHQRQLTEAIKRARHLALLPYSSD